The following nucleotide sequence is from Peribacillus sp. ACCC06369.
GACTTCCAAGGCCGCCCAGTACGACTAAGATCAGGATATCGAATGACTTCAGGAATCCGAAGTTCGATGGCTGGATGATGTAGAAGTTATGAGCGTATAGCCCTCCAGCAATTCCGGCGAAAAAAGCACCGATCGCAAACGCGACAACTTTGTAATAGGTCGTATTGATCCCCATCGAATCGGCAGCCGTCTCGTCCTCACGGATTGATATGCACGCTCTTCCATGGGTAGAACTTGTGAAGTTCCTGATGACGACGATCGTAACGATAACGGAAGCGAATACCCACGGCCAAGTGGTCAAATGGGAAACCTGCATGCCGCTCGCCCCGCCAACATAATCGATATTCAAAAGCATGATCCGGACGATTTCCCCAAATCCCAGGGTTGCAATCGCCAGGTAATCGCCTTTTAAGCGTAAGCTTGGAATTCCGATGATCAATCCTGCCAACGCTGCCGCCAAACCGCCCACAATCAACGCTAGAGCAAATGGCATTTGCAGCTTCATGGTCAAAACGGCTGAAGCATAGGCACCGACTGCAAGGAATCCTGCATGTCCGATGGAAAACTGCCCGGTTATCCCGATGATCAAATGAAGGCTCGCTGCCAAAATGATATTGATCCCGATGAACATGAGCGTATTTTGATAAAAAGGATTTAGCGATCCGCCGCCGATTAACACTTGAATTGCGGCGAAAAAGATCAATGATAGTAAAATCGAGAGCCAAAAACCTTTTGCTCGCTTAATTGTAGTCATTGCTTTGTCTCCCCTATACTTTTTCTTTTTTGTTTTTACCGAATAAGCCTTGTGGCAAGAAAATCAAGATAAGAATCAGTACGACGAAGGCTACGGCATCACGCCATAATGAGTAACCGGCGGCGCTGACCAATGCCTCGATGACACCAAGCAATAAGCCACCGACCATCGCGCCCGGTATGATTCCGATCCCTCCAAGTACGGCGGCAACAAATGCCTTCAATCCCGGAAGCACTCCCATAAGCGGCTCGATCTTAATATAGTAAATACCGAAAATGACGCCCGCTGCCCCAGCTAATGCGGAACCGATTGCAAAGGTGGCAGAAATCGTGTTGTCAACATTAATTCCCATCAGTTTAGCTGCATCCGCGTCGAAGGAAACGGCACGCATTGCTTTTCCTATTTTTGTTCTATGAACGATGATTTGAAGAATGATCATCAGGACTACAGCCACTCCAAAAATCAAGACCGATTGACTATTGATGGAAACTCCAAAAATATTGAACTTGTCTGCAGGCAATACATCATTCGGATAAGCTTCCGGCTGTGCACCGCGGACGTAAATGAATCCGTATTCGATCAAAAGGGAAACCCCGATGGCCGTGATAAGTGCGGCAATACGCGTTGCGTTACGCAATGGCTTGTACGCGATTCGCTCGATCAATACCCCAAAGAGCGCACAGACCGTCATCGAGATTAATAGAGCGGGCACGAATGATAGATCCAGAACCGTTATCGAGTAAAATCCAACGAATGAGCCAACCATGAAGACATCCCCATGTGCAAAGTTTATCAATTTAACAATCCCGTAAACCATCGTATATCCGAGAGCGATAAGGGCATAAATACTTCCTAGTGAAACCCCGTTTATTAACTGTTGTATCAATTCCATGTTCGACTCTCCTTGAAAATCTATATTTTATAAGTGATAAGTCCAGGCTCTTTGCATTCCTCTTAGGGGATGTTCAGCGAGCTGGTATGCTTGAAAAATGAGAATTCGCCAGCACCTTCTGATTGATGAAGGGCCGGCGAAAGGGTTGGAGTTGTTCTCCGAAATTAAGGATTGATTTTTGTGTTAAATACTTGTTTTCCCTCTTTAAATTCAAGGATGGTAGCAGATTTGATTGGATTATGCTTTTCATCCAATGTGAATGTACCCGTTACAAGCTCAAGATCAGCCGTTTTTTCCAGCGCTTCTTTGATTTTTTCTGAATCCGCTGAACCAGCACGTTTAATTGCATCTGCAAGGAAGTATCCTGTGTCATATCCTAGAGCGTTAAATGCATCCGGGGATTTATCTTTGTACTTCGCTTTAAACGCTGACACAAAATTCTGAATTTTCTCATCAGGATCACCTGAAGAATAATGGTTCGTGATGAACGTATTATTTAGAGCTTTTGCACCGGCAATTTCAACTAGCTTAGGAG
It contains:
- a CDS encoding branched-chain amino acid ABC transporter permease; the encoded protein is MTTIKRAKGFWLSILLSLIFFAAIQVLIGGGSLNPFYQNTLMFIGINIILAASLHLIIGITGQFSIGHAGFLAVGAYASAVLTMKLQMPFALALIVGGLAAALAGLIIGIPSLRLKGDYLAIATLGFGEIVRIMLLNIDYVGGASGMQVSHLTTWPWVFASVIVTIVVIRNFTSSTHGRACISIREDETAADSMGINTTYYKVVAFAIGAFFAGIAGGLYAHNFYIIQPSNFGFLKSFDILILVVLGGLGSLSGAVLAAILLTVVTTFLQDYPETRMIIYSLVLIVMMIYRPQGLMGTKEITSMFKRKGGSSHENKNTAA
- a CDS encoding branched-chain amino acid ABC transporter permease; this encodes MELIQQLINGVSLGSIYALIALGYTMVYGIVKLINFAHGDVFMVGSFVGFYSITVLDLSFVPALLISMTVCALFGVLIERIAYKPLRNATRIAALITAIGVSLLIEYGFIYVRGAQPEAYPNDVLPADKFNIFGVSINSQSVLIFGVAVVLMIILQIIVHRTKIGKAMRAVSFDADAAKLMGINVDNTISATFAIGSALAGAAGVIFGIYYIKIEPLMGVLPGLKAFVAAVLGGIGIIPGAMVGGLLLGVIEALVSAAGYSLWRDAVAFVVLILILIFLPQGLFGKNKKEKV